A genomic segment from Roseibium algicola encodes:
- a CDS encoding DUF1826 domain-containing protein: MTALEPKADALSNGPAARDVIIGRDPDILADIRDPGIAAAIWRRTPDPEFQRWVNALPKDNLPELRTVVPVHLAEAAVRAACESHGLPACRERDILASDVGALALMLAKTLTVRLLRLRLDVLEDVMCPKFHLDNVRARLLCTYRGPGTEYVPENVAEEPGRIRQVPPGGVAVFRGRQWSCGERTALLHRSPAATPAGGPRLLLVIDPAD; the protein is encoded by the coding sequence ATGACAGCGCTGGAACCGAAGGCGGACGCCCTTTCGAACGGGCCTGCCGCACGGGATGTGATTATCGGCCGGGATCCGGACATTCTCGCCGACATTCGCGATCCGGGCATCGCCGCCGCTATCTGGCGTCGAACGCCGGATCCCGAATTTCAGAGGTGGGTGAATGCCTTGCCGAAAGACAACCTGCCGGAACTGCGCACGGTGGTGCCTGTGCATCTGGCAGAGGCGGCTGTCCGGGCGGCTTGCGAGAGCCATGGACTTCCTGCGTGTCGGGAGAGGGACATACTGGCAAGTGATGTCGGGGCACTTGCCCTGATGCTGGCAAAGACGCTGACAGTGCGTCTGCTGCGATTGCGGCTGGATGTTTTGGAAGACGTCATGTGTCCGAAGTTCCACCTGGACAATGTTCGCGCCCGGTTGTTGTGCACCTATCGCGGGCCGGGCACGGAATATGTTCCGGAAAATGTGGCCGAGGAGCCTGGCCGCATCCGTCAGGTGCCGCCTGGGGGCGTTGCCGTTTTTCGCGGCCGTCAATGGTCTTGCGGCGAAAGAACCGCTCTCTTGCACCGGTCTCCGGCCGCAACTCCGGCAGGTGGCCCGCGGCTTCTTCTGGTGATCGATCCGGCAGACTAG
- a CDS encoding YHS domain-containing (seleno)protein, with protein sequence MPLYTSKSVLLGLTALFSAAAFTASADEITTFTKGGAAIGGTDPVAYFTDGKPVAGSDEFTAEYDDVTWKFSSAENRDKFVADPAKYAPQYGGFCAFGAAMGFKVPVVPEAWSIVDGKLYLNNSLKVQERFEEDVPGYIRKATLNWDIIKEKNPGDLKEPIIRD encoded by the coding sequence ATGCCGCTCTATACGTCCAAATCCGTTCTGCTGGGACTGACCGCGCTCTTCTCCGCTGCTGCCTTTACCGCTTCCGCTGATGAGATCACCACTTTCACCAAAGGCGGGGCTGCAATCGGCGGCACCGATCCGGTTGCCTATTTCACGGACGGCAAGCCTGTTGCCGGCTCCGATGAATTCACCGCAGAGTACGACGATGTGACCTGGAAGTTCTCGTCCGCGGAAAACCGTGACAAGTTTGTTGCCGACCCGGCGAAATATGCCCCTCAATACGGCGGCTTTTGTGCCTTCGGTGCCGCCATGGGTTTCAAGGTACCGGTGGTGCCGGAGGCCTGGTCGATTGTCGACGGCAAGCTTTACCTGAACAACTCCCTGAAGGTGCAGGAGCGGTTCGAAGAAGATGTGCCGGGATACATCCGCAAGGCGACCCTCAATTGGGACATCATCAAGGAGAAGAACCCGGGTGATCTGAAAGAGCCGATCATCCGCGACTGA
- a CDS encoding TetR-like C-terminal domain-containing protein: MPEEGIAGRPREGRVSKALLEATLIELAENGYEKTTIAAIAARARTSKQAVYRRYADKGALIAASVEAALASVNPAPPQRGSVAEDLRQCLSNTVAALQDTALGAAVRALVPCRSRPDLAGVLDEAEAARRLVLRQIFIATPFEADMEARIDLLLGLIYFRLLIRNIRIETRDIETAIYLVLGLVAPRQPVSRPDLPGLPGL; this comes from the coding sequence ATGCCTGAGGAAGGCATTGCCGGCCGGCCGCGGGAGGGCCGGGTCAGCAAGGCGCTTCTGGAGGCCACGCTGATTGAGCTTGCCGAAAACGGCTATGAAAAGACGACGATTGCCGCCATTGCGGCGCGAGCGCGCACCAGCAAGCAGGCGGTCTACCGGCGCTATGCGGACAAGGGGGCGCTGATTGCGGCGTCTGTCGAAGCAGCTCTTGCCAGCGTGAACCCGGCACCGCCTCAGCGGGGTAGTGTTGCGGAGGATCTGCGGCAATGTCTGTCGAACACCGTTGCGGCCTTGCAGGATACCGCGTTGGGCGCGGCGGTTCGGGCACTGGTTCCCTGTCGAAGCAGACCGGACCTTGCTGGCGTCCTCGATGAGGCGGAGGCTGCCAGACGTCTGGTCCTGCGGCAGATCTTCATCGCGACCCCGTTCGAAGCTGACATGGAAGCGCGGATCGACCTGCTTCTCGGCCTCATCTATTTTCGCCTGCTGATCCGCAATATCAGGATCGAGACGAGGGACATAGAAACGGCCATCTATCTGGTGCTGGGGCTGGTGGCACCGCGCCAACCTGTATCACGCCCGGATCTGCCGGGCCTCCCCGGATTGTGA
- a CDS encoding HD domain-containing protein, protein MNDTLEKQVAFLLETDKLKEVVRLNQLTGGARRETTAEHCWHVILQTLTLAEHAPAGTDINHVVKLLAVHDLVEIDAGDHWVTDDNRAGIKDLEQAAASRLFALLPSSQGLDFKALWLEFEANETPEAKFANAMDALHPMVLVFASGLDDPTHEPISAEALKLTKESRLSPFPGLWDFAQDLLNKAVRDGRLLP, encoded by the coding sequence ATGAACGACACTTTGGAGAAGCAGGTCGCGTTTCTTCTGGAAACCGACAAGCTGAAGGAAGTCGTCCGGCTGAACCAGCTCACGGGCGGCGCCCGGCGCGAGACCACGGCCGAGCACTGCTGGCACGTGATCCTGCAGACGCTGACGCTTGCCGAGCACGCCCCTGCCGGCACCGACATCAACCACGTCGTCAAGCTGCTCGCCGTTCACGACCTGGTCGAGATCGACGCAGGCGACCACTGGGTCACAGACGACAATCGGGCCGGCATCAAGGATCTGGAACAGGCAGCCGCAAGCCGACTGTTCGCCCTGCTTCCCTCATCGCAAGGCCTGGATTTCAAGGCTCTTTGGCTGGAGTTCGAAGCCAACGAAACACCGGAGGCGAAATTCGCCAATGCGATGGACGCGCTGCATCCGATGGTGCTGGTCTTTGCATCCGGCCTGGACGATCCGACCCATGAACCCATTTCCGCCGAAGCGTTGAAGCTGACGAAGGAATCCCGCCTGTCTCCCTTCCCGGGTCTTTGGGATTTTGCCCAGGACCTGCTGAACAAGGCCGTACGCGACGGCCGGCTGCTGCCCTGA
- a CDS encoding GTP-binding protein, whose translation MSDRRLPVTVLSGFLGAGKTTLLDRILNNRSGLKVAVIVNDMSEVNIDADLVRAGGAELSKTEETVVEMSNGCICCTLRDDLLNEVRRLAGEGRFDYLLIESTGISEPLPVAATFEFRDEAGDSLADVARLDTMVTVVDAVNLLKDYSSHDFLSDRGETLGEEDERTLVHLLTDQIEFADVVVLNKVGAASAGQVDAARKIIRSLNADAKIIETDYSEVSPSDILNTGLFNFEKAHEHPMWAKELYGFADHIPETEEYGVASYVYRARRPFDPEKIHELLNGQLPGVIRAKGHFWIGSRPQWVIEFSLAGALSSISPLGTWWASVPKERWPDDDRARAYAKSLWVEPFGDRRQEIVFIGAGIDWPLLKSRLDACLIGENAGDELSAFAQLPDPFPAFRHADRAA comes from the coding sequence ATGTCCGATCGACGCCTGCCTGTAACCGTGCTGTCCGGGTTTCTTGGAGCGGGAAAAACCACCTTGCTCGATCGCATCCTCAACAACCGTTCCGGATTGAAGGTGGCTGTAATCGTCAACGACATGTCGGAGGTGAATATCGACGCAGACCTGGTGCGGGCAGGCGGTGCGGAGCTGAGCAAGACCGAGGAAACCGTTGTCGAGATGTCCAACGGCTGCATCTGCTGCACCTTGCGCGACGATCTGCTGAACGAGGTTCGCCGCCTGGCTGGCGAAGGGCGGTTCGACTACCTGCTTATTGAATCAACGGGGATATCCGAACCGTTGCCGGTGGCAGCGACTTTCGAATTCCGAGACGAAGCCGGCGACAGCCTCGCCGATGTGGCAAGGCTCGACACGATGGTGACGGTGGTCGATGCGGTCAATCTGCTGAAGGATTACTCCAGCCATGATTTCCTGAGCGATCGGGGAGAGACGCTGGGCGAGGAGGACGAACGCACGCTGGTGCATCTCCTGACGGACCAGATAGAGTTTGCCGATGTGGTGGTTCTCAACAAGGTGGGTGCCGCGTCGGCCGGACAGGTGGATGCTGCCCGCAAGATCATCCGCAGTCTCAACGCGGATGCGAAGATTATCGAGACCGACTACTCGGAAGTCTCGCCTTCCGACATCCTGAACACGGGGCTCTTCAATTTTGAAAAGGCTCATGAACACCCGATGTGGGCCAAGGAGCTTTACGGCTTTGCTGACCACATTCCCGAAACCGAGGAATATGGTGTTGCCTCCTACGTCTACCGGGCACGGCGGCCATTCGATCCGGAAAAGATCCATGAGCTGCTCAATGGGCAGTTACCGGGCGTGATCCGCGCCAAGGGCCATTTCTGGATCGGCAGCCGGCCGCAATGGGTGATCGAGTTCTCGCTGGCCGGGGCGCTCTCCAGCATCAGTCCGCTTGGCACCTGGTGGGCGTCGGTGCCGAAGGAGCGTTGGCCGGATGACGACCGCGCCCGGGCCTATGCGAAGTCGCTCTGGGTCGAACCGTTTGGCGACCGGCGGCAGGAAATTGTCTTCATCGGTGCGGGCATCGACTGGCCGCTTCTGAAAAGCCGGCTCGACGCGTGCCTGATCGGCGAAAACGCGGGTGACGAACTTTCGGCCTTTGCGCAACTGCCGGATCCCTTTCCAGCCTTCCGCCATGCGGACCGCGCAGCATGA
- a CDS encoding GNAT family N-acetyltransferase — MIAPVPAIAVETPLSADMGEMIAELNDLLLTLSPPEACYHMTAEEMSGEATTVFVARIDGKAAACGALHRHADGIAEVKRMYTRPAYQGLGLGSSILDRIIELATREGISMLVLETGDKHPAAWRIYERAGFSRCGPVLDYPDSPYSIFYSRPLVAA, encoded by the coding sequence ATGATCGCACCCGTTCCAGCTATTGCCGTCGAAACGCCCCTGTCTGCCGACATGGGCGAGATGATTGCCGAGCTGAACGACCTGCTGCTGACACTTAGCCCGCCCGAGGCCTGCTACCACATGACGGCTGAAGAGATGTCCGGCGAGGCAACGACTGTCTTCGTTGCACGGATTGACGGCAAGGCAGCTGCCTGCGGTGCCCTACACCGGCACGCCGACGGCATTGCCGAGGTCAAGCGCATGTACACCAGACCGGCCTATCAGGGCCTCGGCCTGGGAAGCAGCATTCTGGACCGGATCATTGAGCTGGCAACCCGGGAGGGCATTTCCATGCTCGTTCTGGAAACCGGCGACAAACACCCGGCAGCCTGGCGCATCTATGAACGAGCCGGCTTCAGCCGCTGCGGACCGGTGCTCGATTATCCCGACAGTCCCTATTCCATCTTCTATTCCCGGCCGCTTGTGGCCGCCTGA
- a CDS encoding darcynin family protein, which produces MIQSCEKILPLPMAAIVYLAFEPAWLALSRQERGEIAGQIGTILARHPEVAFEWFDADALAGGFSDFAICRFSDMRAYHHLWEELRDTVIFSKPYARIVNVTTGIENGFQDYEANLQSAAVEEAGDA; this is translated from the coding sequence GTGATCCAGTCTTGCGAAAAGATCCTGCCATTGCCGATGGCGGCCATCGTCTATCTGGCTTTCGAACCAGCCTGGCTGGCGCTCAGCCGCCAGGAAAGAGGCGAGATTGCCGGCCAGATCGGCACAATCCTGGCGCGTCATCCAGAGGTTGCCTTCGAGTGGTTCGACGCCGATGCCCTGGCAGGCGGGTTTTCGGATTTCGCGATCTGCCGGTTTTCCGACATGCGCGCCTATCATCACTTGTGGGAGGAACTGCGCGACACGGTGATCTTCTCAAAACCCTATGCGCGGATCGTCAACGTGACGACCGGCATCGAGAATGGCTTTCAGGACTACGAGGCAAATCTTCAAAGTGCTGCGGTTGAGGAGGCTGGAGATGCCTGA
- a CDS encoding MliC family protein has translation MRGFAVGLGLVVAGFAFVPAAWAAGPAFDCAKAESSAEKLVCSNDDLGTLDQKLADIYEGAVGVVKSLDAGAEEELNTLKAYQRGWVKGRDECWKSDDELSCVRSSYERRIAELTARYQLIKGQAPVFYTCNENPADEIVATFFDTEPPSARLERGDTTEIVVQGPSGSGARYEGDFGILFWIKGDEAMVDWPQGTSFDCKVRS, from the coding sequence ATGCGTGGTTTTGCAGTTGGTCTTGGGCTCGTTGTTGCCGGGTTCGCCTTTGTGCCGGCGGCTTGGGCAGCCGGCCCGGCCTTCGATTGTGCGAAGGCGGAAAGTTCGGCCGAAAAGCTGGTCTGTTCGAATGATGATCTGGGAACACTGGACCAGAAACTGGCAGATATCTATGAAGGCGCGGTTGGCGTCGTGAAGTCGCTTGATGCGGGCGCCGAAGAGGAACTCAATACGCTGAAGGCCTATCAACGCGGCTGGGTGAAAGGGCGCGACGAATGCTGGAAGAGTGACGACGAACTCTCCTGCGTCCGCTCGTCCTATGAACGCCGGATCGCGGAACTGACAGCGCGCTATCAACTGATCAAGGGACAGGCACCGGTCTTTTACACCTGCAACGAAAACCCGGCAGATGAGATCGTGGCGACCTTCTTCGATACCGAGCCACCGTCTGCACGGTTGGAGCGCGGTGACACGACGGAAATCGTCGTGCAGGGACCGAGCGGATCCGGCGCGCGTTACGAAGGCGATTTCGGCATTTTATTCTGGATAAAGGGAGACGAGGCCATGGTGGACTGGCCTCAGGGCACGTCTTTCGATTGCAAGGTGCGAAGCTGA
- a CDS encoding siderophore-interacting protein — translation MATPAKRQPRFLTVKSTHYLSPNLIRVTFAGPELQGFPEGHEGANCKLLLPRDGESREAFEAHYAPDGPSERVHPVRTYTVRSFRRDTLELDIDFVAHGDEGPATRWAQRAAEGDFLGFLGPSQPKITEFHADWYLLAADLSAMPVVEATLEAMPREARGLVLFEVPSEADKREIAAPEGVEIRWLVQENPHLPSTAQVDLVKSLEWPAGTIQTCIAGESSVIRALRDHLHNERKVPKADTYISGYWKIGLVEDEHQQLKRAEAA, via the coding sequence TTGGCCACTCCTGCGAAACGCCAGCCCAGATTTCTAACCGTCAAGTCGACGCACTACCTCAGTCCAAATCTTATCCGTGTCACCTTTGCCGGCCCGGAGTTGCAGGGTTTTCCCGAAGGGCACGAGGGCGCGAACTGCAAGTTGTTGTTGCCGCGCGACGGCGAAAGCCGCGAGGCCTTTGAAGCGCATTATGCGCCGGACGGGCCTTCCGAACGCGTCCATCCGGTTCGCACCTATACCGTCCGTTCTTTCCGCCGAGATACGCTGGAACTCGATATCGACTTTGTTGCTCACGGCGACGAAGGGCCTGCAACGCGCTGGGCACAGCGGGCGGCAGAGGGCGATTTCTTGGGCTTTCTCGGCCCAAGCCAGCCGAAAATCACCGAGTTTCATGCCGACTGGTATTTGCTGGCCGCAGACCTTTCGGCAATGCCGGTGGTCGAAGCGACGCTGGAGGCTATGCCGCGCGAGGCAAGGGGTCTTGTCCTGTTCGAAGTTCCGTCAGAAGCCGACAAGCGCGAGATTGCAGCACCAGAAGGCGTGGAAATCAGATGGCTGGTACAGGAAAACCCGCATCTGCCTTCAACCGCGCAGGTTGACCTCGTAAAATCTCTGGAATGGCCTGCGGGAACAATCCAGACCTGCATTGCAGGTGAAAGCTCCGTCATTCGGGCCCTTCGGGATCATCTTCACAACGAACGGAAAGTGCCGAAGGCGGACACCTACATTTCCGGCTACTGGAAAATCGGACTTGTCGAGGACGAGCATCAGCAGCTCAAACGGGCGGAAGCCGCCTGA
- a CDS encoding 1-aminocyclopropane-1-carboxylate deaminase — protein MNLSKFERYPLTFGPTPIEPLPRLSEALGGKVDIYAKRDDCNSGLAFGGNKLRKLEYIVPDAIASGADTLVSIGGVQSNHTRMVAATAAKIGMKCVVVQEKWVPHYDAVYDRVGNILLTRLMGADSRLVDDGFDIGIRQSWEDAMQSVRDAGGTPYGIPAGASVHKYGGLGYVRFAEEVKQQEEELGFTFDYIIVCVVTGSTQAGMIVGFADQNRADRVIGIDASGTLDQTRAQVRQIVDNTASLVELGRAVRDDEIVINPDYAYPAYGVPSEETNDAIRLAAKTEAMITDPVYEGKSMQGMIDLVKLGKIPAGSKVLYAHLGGAPALNGYSYYYKDG, from the coding sequence ATGAACCTCAGCAAGTTCGAACGCTATCCCCTCACCTTCGGCCCAACGCCCATCGAACCTCTACCCCGGCTTTCCGAAGCGCTTGGCGGCAAGGTGGACATTTATGCAAAGCGGGACGACTGCAACTCCGGCCTTGCCTTTGGCGGCAACAAGCTGCGGAAACTGGAATATATCGTGCCCGACGCGATCGCTTCCGGCGCAGACACGCTGGTTTCCATCGGCGGTGTGCAGTCCAACCACACCCGCATGGTTGCAGCCACCGCCGCCAAGATCGGCATGAAATGCGTTGTGGTGCAGGAAAAATGGGTACCGCACTACGATGCGGTCTACGACCGGGTTGGCAACATTTTGCTGACGCGTCTGATGGGGGCGGATTCCCGTCTGGTCGACGACGGCTTCGACATCGGCATTCGCCAGAGCTGGGAAGACGCAATGCAGTCCGTGCGCGATGCGGGTGGCACGCCTTACGGCATTCCTGCCGGGGCATCCGTCCACAAATACGGCGGCCTTGGTTACGTGCGCTTTGCCGAGGAAGTGAAGCAGCAGGAAGAAGAGCTCGGTTTTACCTTCGACTACATCATCGTCTGCGTGGTCACCGGCTCCACCCAGGCCGGAATGATCGTGGGCTTCGCCGACCAGAACCGGGCGGATCGCGTAATCGGCATCGACGCCTCCGGCACCCTTGACCAGACCCGTGCGCAGGTTCGCCAGATCGTCGACAACACGGCCTCCCTTGTGGAACTTGGCCGCGCGGTCCGGGACGACGAGATCGTGATCAATCCCGACTACGCCTACCCGGCTTATGGTGTTCCCTCTGAAGAGACAAACGACGCCATCCGGCTTGCCGCCAAGACCGAGGCAATGATCACCGATCCGGTCTACGAGGGCAAATCGATGCAAGGCATGATCGACCTGGTCAAGCTTGGCAAGATTCCCGCCGGATCGAAGGTACTCTATGCGCACCTCGGCGGTGCCCCCGCCCTCAATGGCTATAGCTACTATTACAAGGACGGCTGA
- a CDS encoding LysE family translocator, with protein MPIDLWLVFIAVSLLPAVSPGPAVMLAISNTLRFGRNATLASAAGNATGLVILGYAVALGFGALMAASAVAFTVLKVIGAAYLIFIGLKIWRDKSAFHVEDGVLIARKSPRKLFLEALLVSVTNPKAILVITALFPQFMRADGIDLTEISVLSFTYAALCFANHAAIAYAGGHMRRFLTSAKRMLWVRRITGTLFVGFGAALAAASR; from the coding sequence ATGCCGATAGATCTTTGGCTCGTTTTTATTGCCGTCTCGCTCCTGCCTGCCGTCAGTCCCGGCCCCGCAGTCATGCTGGCCATTTCCAACACGCTCCGGTTCGGCCGTAACGCGACCCTCGCTTCCGCGGCAGGCAATGCCACGGGACTGGTAATCCTGGGATACGCGGTCGCCCTCGGCTTCGGCGCCCTGATGGCAGCCTCCGCCGTGGCTTTCACGGTGCTGAAGGTCATTGGTGCCGCCTATCTCATATTCATCGGCCTCAAGATCTGGCGCGACAAGTCTGCCTTTCACGTGGAAGATGGTGTCCTGATTGCCCGCAAAAGCCCCAGAAAGCTGTTCCTGGAAGCGCTGCTCGTTTCCGTCACCAATCCGAAGGCCATTCTGGTCATCACCGCGCTGTTCCCGCAATTCATGCGCGCCGACGGCATCGATCTCACGGAGATCTCTGTGCTGTCCTTCACCTACGCCGCATTGTGTTTCGCCAACCATGCCGCAATTGCCTACGCAGGTGGCCACATGCGCCGCTTCCTGACGTCTGCAAAGCGCATGCTGTGGGTACGCCGGATCACAGGCACGCTCTTTGTCGGCTTTGGTGCAGCACTGGCCGCTGCCAGCCGGTAA
- the gatA gene encoding Asp-tRNA(Asn)/Glu-tRNA(Gln) amidotransferase subunit GatA, which produces MTDLTKLTIAEAREGLKNKDYTSLELTDAFIKNIEAANEKLNAYVTVTTDKARDMAKASDAKLAKGEGGALEGIPLGIKDLFATQGVHTQACSHILDGFKPAYESTVTSNLWADGAVMLGKLNMDEFAMGSSNETSYYGPVINPWRKKNSNQDLVPGGSSGGSAAAVAARMCMGATATDTGGSIRQPAAFTGTVGIKPTYGRCSRWGVVAFASSLDQAGPIAHTVRDSAIMLKSMASVDAKDTTSVDLPVPDYEAAIGKSVKGLKIGIPAEYRLDGMPADIEALWQKGIDWLKDAGAEIVDIAMPHTKYALPAYYIVAPAEASSNLARYDGVRYGLRVPGKDIVEMYENTRAAGFGEEVKRRILIGTYVLSAGYYDAYYLKAQKVRTLIKRDFDLAWENGVDAILTPATPSAAFGVADQDLHSDPVKMYLNDIFTVTVNMAGLPGISVPAGLDNNGLPLGLQLIGKPFEESTLFQVGQVIEDAAGSFSPEAWWS; this is translated from the coding sequence ATGACCGATCTGACCAAACTGACCATTGCCGAGGCCCGCGAAGGCCTGAAAAACAAGGACTACACGTCCCTGGAACTGACCGATGCCTTCATCAAGAACATCGAAGCCGCCAATGAAAAGCTGAATGCCTATGTCACCGTGACCACCGACAAGGCGCGCGACATGGCAAAGGCATCCGACGCCAAGCTTGCCAAAGGCGAAGGCGGTGCGCTGGAAGGCATCCCGCTTGGCATCAAGGACCTTTTCGCCACCCAGGGCGTACACACCCAGGCCTGCAGCCACATTCTGGACGGCTTCAAACCCGCTTATGAATCCACTGTTACGTCCAACCTGTGGGCCGACGGCGCGGTCATGCTCGGCAAGCTGAACATGGACGAGTTCGCAATGGGCTCCTCCAACGAGACCTCTTATTACGGTCCGGTGATCAACCCGTGGCGGAAGAAGAACTCGAACCAGGATCTCGTCCCCGGCGGGTCTTCCGGTGGTTCTGCCGCCGCCGTTGCCGCCCGCATGTGCATGGGTGCCACCGCAACCGACACCGGCGGCTCCATCCGTCAGCCGGCCGCGTTCACCGGCACTGTCGGCATCAAGCCGACCTATGGCCGTTGTTCCCGCTGGGGCGTTGTTGCCTTTGCTTCCTCGCTCGACCAGGCCGGCCCGATTGCTCACACCGTTCGGGACAGCGCGATCATGCTGAAATCCATGGCCTCCGTCGACGCCAAGGACACCACCTCGGTCGATCTGCCTGTGCCGGACTATGAAGCGGCCATCGGCAAATCCGTGAAGGGCCTCAAGATCGGCATTCCGGCGGAATATCGTCTGGACGGCATGCCTGCCGACATCGAAGCGCTCTGGCAGAAGGGAATCGACTGGCTGAAGGACGCCGGTGCGGAAATCGTCGACATTGCAATGCCGCACACCAAATACGCCCTGCCGGCCTACTACATCGTGGCACCGGCAGAAGCTTCCTCGAACCTCGCCCGTTACGACGGTGTGCGCTACGGCTTGCGCGTTCCGGGCAAGGATATCGTCGAGATGTACGAGAACACCCGTGCAGCGGGCTTCGGGGAAGAGGTCAAGCGCCGTATCCTGATCGGCACCTATGTGCTGTCCGCCGGTTACTACGATGCCTACTACCTGAAGGCCCAGAAGGTTCGCACCCTCATCAAGCGCGACTTCGACCTGGCCTGGGAAAACGGCGTCGACGCGATCCTGACCCCGGCAACCCCTTCGGCAGCCTTCGGCGTTGCCGACCAGGACCTTCATTCCGACCCGGTGAAAATGTACCTCAACGACATCTTCACCGTGACCGTCAACATGGCCGGTCTTCCGGGCATTTCCGTCCCGGCCGGCCTCGACAACAATGGCCTGCCGCTCGGTCTTCAGCTGATCGGCAAACCCTTTGAGGAAAGCACCCTGTTCCAGGTCGGTCAGGTCATCGAAGATGCCGCCGGCTCGTTCTCACCGGAAGCCTGGTGGAGCTGA
- a CDS encoding Lrp/AsnC family transcriptional regulator yields the protein MAGELDRIDRKILKLLQEDGRLSNAELAGLVNVSPATCHRRTQRLFDEGFIQGVRAHIDPQKVDRSALVIVGVVLDRSTPQSFAEFEEVVRKADFVLDCHLVAGDFDYFLKIRTRDMADFNKLHGEKLIALPGVRQTRTFFVMKEVTDNAPLPF from the coding sequence ATGGCTGGTGAGCTCGACCGGATTGACCGCAAAATTCTCAAGCTGCTGCAAGAAGATGGCCGCCTCAGCAACGCCGAACTTGCCGGTCTTGTAAATGTCAGCCCGGCGACCTGTCACAGGCGGACGCAGCGGCTGTTCGACGAGGGTTTCATTCAGGGCGTGCGCGCGCATATCGATCCGCAAAAGGTCGACAGATCTGCCCTTGTGATCGTGGGTGTGGTGCTGGACCGGTCGACCCCGCAAAGTTTTGCCGAGTTTGAAGAAGTGGTTCGCAAGGCGGACTTTGTTCTCGATTGCCACCTGGTGGCGGGCGACTTCGATTACTTCCTGAAGATCCGCACACGGGACATGGCGGACTTCAACAAGCTGCACGGCGAAAAGCTGATTGCGTTGCCGGGTGTGCGGCAGACCCGCACGTTTTTTGTCATGAAGGAAGTGACGGACAACGCGCCGCTGCCTTTCTGA
- a CDS encoding NADPH-dependent FMN reductase, translating into MPFRILTFCGSLRAASSNLALLSAAERLAPDGLVLNRYDRIGDLPHFVPDLDITDHLPEIVIDLREQVARADGLLFAVPEYMHALPGSFKNTLDWMVGCQKFPGKPVALAHVTSRHAFAPVQLEEILRTMSAEIVSEAGFSLGLTSNAITPEMICTDASLAAIVTRHLDRYQTWLSRECD; encoded by the coding sequence TTGCCCTTCAGGATCCTTACATTTTGCGGCAGTCTTCGTGCCGCATCGTCCAATCTGGCCCTGCTGAGCGCAGCAGAACGACTGGCGCCCGACGGGCTCGTTCTCAACCGCTATGACCGCATCGGCGATCTGCCGCATTTCGTGCCGGATCTGGATATTACCGACCACCTGCCGGAGATCGTCATCGACCTGCGCGAACAGGTTGCGCGCGCCGACGGGCTGCTGTTCGCCGTGCCGGAATACATGCATGCACTGCCCGGCAGCTTCAAAAACACTCTCGACTGGATGGTTGGTTGTCAGAAGTTTCCGGGCAAGCCGGTCGCGCTTGCCCACGTCACCTCCCGCCACGCCTTTGCCCCGGTTCAGCTGGAAGAGATCCTCCGGACCATGTCCGCCGAAATCGTCAGTGAAGCCGGATTTTCGCTTGGCCTCACCAGCAATGCCATCACCCCTGAGATGATCTGTACGGATGCCTCCCTTGCCGCGATCGTCACGCGACACCTCGACCGATATCAAACCTGGTTAAGCCGAGAGTGTGACTGA
- the gatC gene encoding Asp-tRNA(Asn)/Glu-tRNA(Gln) amidotransferase subunit GatC produces MSVDTDTVKRVARLARIKVSEEDATRMTGELNAILGFVEQLDEVDISGVEPLTSVVEQTMKKRADGVTDGNKSADITLNAPASEDHFFMVPKVVE; encoded by the coding sequence ATGTCTGTTGATACCGATACGGTGAAACGCGTTGCCCGGCTGGCGCGCATCAAGGTGAGCGAAGAAGACGCGACCCGCATGACTGGCGAACTGAACGCCATTCTCGGCTTTGTCGAGCAACTGGACGAAGTCGATATTTCCGGCGTCGAGCCGCTGACGTCCGTTGTTGAACAGACCATGAAAAAGCGCGCTGACGGCGTAACCGACGGCAACAAGTCTGCCGACATCACCCTGAACGCACCGGCCTCCGAAGATCATTTCTTCATGGTGCCGAAAGTCGTCGAATAA